One genomic window of Rissa tridactyla isolate bRisTri1 unplaced genomic scaffold, bRisTri1.patW.cur.20221130 scaffold_29, whole genome shotgun sequence includes the following:
- the LOC128903365 gene encoding olfactory receptor 14C36-like: DLGSISTTLPKSMANSLWDTRDISYAGCAAQLFFYIFFLTAEFCLLTIMAYDRYVAICKPLHYGTLLGSRACVHMAAAAWGSGFLYALLHTANTFSLPLCQGNALDQFFCEIPQILKLSCSHSYLREVGLLVVSACLGFGCFVFIVLSYVQIFRAVLRIPSEQGRHKAFSTCLPHLAVVSLFLSTAMFAYLKPPSISSPVLDLVVAVLYSVLPPALNPLIY, from the coding sequence gacctgggctccatctccaccactcttcccaaatccatggccaattccctctgggacaccagggacatctcctatgcaggatgtgctgctcagcttttcttttatatcttctttctcacagcagagttctgtcttctcaccattatggcctatgaccgctacgttgccatctgcaaacccctgcactacgggaccctcctgggcagcagagcttgtgtccacatggcagcagctgcctggggcagtgggtttctctatgctctcctgcacacggccaatacattttccctgcccctctgccagggcaatgccctggaccagttcttctgtgaaatcccccagatcctcaagctctcctgctcacactcctacctcagggaagttgggcttcttgtggtcagtgcctgtttaggctttggttgttttgtgttcatcgtgctgtcctatgtgcagatcttcagggccgtgctgaggatcccctctgagcagggacggcacaaagccttctccacgtgcctccctcacctggccgtggtctccctgtttctcagcaccgccatgtttgcctacctgaagcccccctccatctcctccccagttctcgacctggtggtggctgtgctgtactcagtgttgcctccagcactgaaccccctcatctac